Proteins from a single region of bacterium:
- the flgA gene encoding flagellar basal body P-ring formation protein FlgA — MRWFLSLAFALVLVSAPDRVALATPSSSPFGVREAIITYLEERAPMPPRSIEVPPLASFFVPGLSDADVDIELSSHPKAPRLGRVPVTVTLVSSGRILRRGVVNAQVHADVAVVVAAAPVQRGQRIRAEDLKMESRDVSDLGSDWLADPTELIGQRARRRVAPGVMWQRSWAETPPVVKRGELVRLLLVHGRLRIEGKGVVRKDARAGEWIRVVNADSKRELLGRVEPDGAVHVEF; from the coding sequence ATGCGTTGGTTCCTGTCGTTGGCTTTCGCTCTGGTCCTCGTCAGTGCGCCTGATCGGGTGGCCCTGGCGACGCCTTCGAGCTCTCCGTTCGGTGTTCGCGAGGCGATCATCACGTATCTGGAGGAGCGAGCGCCCATGCCGCCCCGAAGCATCGAAGTGCCGCCGTTGGCGAGCTTCTTCGTGCCGGGGCTCTCCGATGCGGATGTCGACATCGAGTTGAGCTCCCATCCCAAGGCACCGCGGCTTGGGCGAGTGCCGGTGACCGTGACGCTGGTCTCCAGTGGCCGCATTCTGCGTAGGGGCGTGGTCAATGCCCAGGTACACGCAGACGTTGCGGTCGTCGTTGCTGCAGCGCCAGTCCAGCGCGGACAGAGGATTCGCGCCGAGGATTTGAAAATGGAGAGCCGGGACGTTTCTGACCTCGGCAGTGACTGGCTCGCTGATCCCACCGAGTTGATCGGCCAGCGAGCCCGGCGTCGGGTCGCACCGGGCGTGATGTGGCAGAGATCCTGGGCAGAGACACCCCCGGTCGTGAAGCGCGGAGAGTTGGTGCGCCTGCTGCTGGTGCACGGTCGCCTGCGTATCGAGGGAAAAGGCGTGGTTCGCAAGGACGCCCGGGCGGGTGAGTGGATTCGGGTGGTGAACGCCGATTCCAAACGCGAGCTACTCGGTCGGGTCGAACCGGATGGAGCCGTTCATGTGGAATTCTAG
- the flgG gene encoding flagellar basal-body rod protein FlgG: MRAMFTAATGMDAQQLRIDTIANNLANVSTTGFKKNRAEFQDLYYETLQAPGAQSADGATLPTGAQVGHGVKLGGMNRVFSQGQGTNTGRDFDLSIDGDGFFQITDTGGEVLYTRDGSFHLDSDGNLVNDQGNLLDPNIQIPIDALQVTVLQDGSVSALIAGQTAPQELGQIEIARFANPSGLRAVGGNLFVPSESSGDAETGAPASTGFGTISQGFLESSNVNMAEELVKMILAQRAFEVNSRVIQAGDEMLQTAANI, translated from the coding sequence ATGAGGGCAATGTTTACAGCGGCGACCGGCATGGACGCCCAGCAGCTGCGCATCGATACGATCGCGAATAACCTTGCGAATGTTTCGACGACAGGCTTCAAGAAAAATCGCGCCGAGTTCCAGGATCTCTACTACGAGACCCTTCAAGCTCCGGGCGCTCAATCGGCAGACGGCGCAACCCTGCCTACCGGTGCCCAGGTGGGCCACGGCGTGAAGCTCGGCGGCATGAACCGCGTCTTCAGCCAAGGCCAGGGAACCAACACGGGCCGGGATTTCGATCTCTCGATCGACGGTGACGGTTTCTTCCAGATCACGGATACCGGCGGCGAAGTTCTCTACACCCGAGATGGCTCCTTTCATCTGGATTCCGACGGAAACCTGGTGAATGACCAGGGGAATCTGCTGGATCCCAACATCCAGATCCCGATCGACGCCCTGCAGGTGACCGTGCTCCAGGATGGGAGCGTTTCGGCACTGATTGCAGGTCAGACAGCTCCCCAGGAACTCGGCCAGATTGAAATCGCCCGCTTCGCCAATCCTTCCGGACTGCGCGCAGTCGGTGGAAACCTGTTCGTGCCGAGCGAGTCGTCGGGAGATGCAGAGACCGGGGCGCCTGCCAGCACGGGTTTCGGCACGATAAGCCAGGGCTTCCTGGAATCCTCCAACGTCAACATGGCAGAGGAGCTGGTGAAGATGATCCTCGCCCAGCGAGCCTTCGAGGTGAACAGCCGAGTGATCCAGGCCGGTGACGAGATGCTCCAGACCGCAGCGAATATCTGA
- the flgF gene encoding flagellar basal-body rod protein FlgF gives MGTELYVSTSGAIARLQQLEFTANNLANVDTLGYKADRPQFQAALESQILNGAGEAASGEPARSFVALAGVTSDHKAGSIAGTGRALDAAIEGPGFFAVETPGGIRYTRAGSFIVDPNGTLSTLDGRPVLGDGGPIQVGTTQAEIRPSGEVVDSQGDVLGQLRVEVFDDPRMLQKEGANLFRAPPNAVGIPAETVHVLPRSVERSNVKAVEELATMMILQRQFDASMQVMRADDNSTDQLIREFGQ, from the coding sequence AGCTCTACGTTTCGACATCCGGAGCCATCGCTCGTCTCCAGCAGCTCGAGTTCACGGCCAACAATCTGGCAAATGTGGACACTCTCGGTTACAAGGCCGATCGGCCCCAATTCCAGGCTGCTCTCGAGTCGCAGATCTTGAATGGCGCTGGGGAGGCAGCTTCGGGGGAGCCGGCCCGTTCTTTCGTGGCACTGGCTGGAGTGACGAGCGATCACAAGGCGGGCAGCATCGCGGGCACGGGCCGAGCGCTCGATGCGGCCATCGAAGGCCCCGGCTTCTTCGCCGTCGAGACCCCTGGCGGCATCCGCTACACGCGCGCGGGTTCCTTCATCGTGGATCCAAACGGCACACTCTCGACGCTCGATGGCCGGCCTGTGCTCGGAGACGGCGGGCCGATTCAGGTGGGAACCACCCAGGCCGAAATCCGTCCCAGCGGAGAGGTCGTGGACAGCCAGGGAGATGTGTTGGGTCAGCTGCGGGTCGAAGTATTCGACGATCCGCGCATGCTCCAGAAGGAGGGCGCCAACCTCTTCCGCGCGCCCCCGAACGCAGTCGGTATTCCAGCAGAAACGGTCCACGTGCTGCCCCGCTCGGTGGAGCGGTCGAACGTCAAGGCCGTTGAGGAGTTGGCAACGATGATGATCCTGCAACGCCAGTTCGACGCCAGCATGCAAGTCATGAGGGCGGATGACAATTCAACAGATCAGCTGATCCGGGAGTTCGGACAATGA